ACGGCAGCCTTGCATTTATGCAATATGTTTCCGGTGTAAGTGCATCTTCTGATATTACCCGTTATGCAAAGTCTCCTAAAGAAGGCTTTTTTGGTGTACTGGCAGGCAATATTGCAGGCTTTACAGTTGTAGCCGTTCTTGGTGCACTGTTCGCCTCTGCGCTGAATTCAGTTAACCCATTTGTATCTGCAAGCCTGCTGACAGATTCCAATGCTGCAATTGCAATCATAGCGGCCGGTGCGATCATTTCAATGATCTCAATCAATCTTAGCAACGCCTATACAGGCGGATACAGCCTGTTAAATGCACTGCCCTCGCTCGGACGTGTAAAGAGTGCCATAGTTTTTGGGATCGCAGCAACTTCACTCAGCCTGTTCCCACGAATTGTAGAAGAAGCGGAAACATATATTTCACTGCTCGGTGCTGCCATCGTTCCTTTGTCTGCTGTGATTATTACTGATTATGTGATTGTTAAAAAGATGGCGATTACAAAAGATCACCTGACACGTTTAACAACCGGCATGCACTCAGCAAATACTGCTGCTTTATGTACAGTCATTTTGTTTCTTCCAGTTTACTTTATCATTCCTGATTTCTTGTCACCCGGCCTGATTGTATTTACAGCCGCTTGTGCCTTTTATACTGTTTTTCAAAAAATAGTCACAAACCGGTCAGAAATTTCTCACAATTAGCAGGAATATTGACACGATTCGGTGTAATATATAAGTAAAGGAGGCGATCAAAATGACATTAAGCTATGACCACATTCTAGTTGCCGTAGACGGCTCTAAAGAAGCGGAGTGGGCATTTAAAAAGTCAATTGATATCGCGAAAAGAAATGATGCAACGCTGAACCTGCTTCATGTAATCGACACCAGATCTTTTGCGGTTGTTGAAGCATACGACAGAAGTGTTGCAAAGAGAGCAGAAACTTTTGCTGAAGAAATGCTGAACGATTACAAGAAAGAAGCAGAAAACAAAGGTGTTGGAAAGGTTAATGTATTTGTAGAATACGGTTCTCCTAAAGTGCTTGTCCCGAAGGAATTCGCACAAAAAGTTGAAGCCGACCTCATCATTTGTGGCGCGACTGGTCTCAATGCGATGGAGCGCTTCCTGATCGGAAGTATCTCTGAACATATCGTGCGGGCAGCGAAGTGTGATGTACTTGTTGTACGTACTGACCAGCCTCCGGAAAAAGAAGCGAAGGATATTTAACAATGTAAAAGGGTAAGACATTTTAAAATGTCTTACCCTTTTTAAATCGTTTCGCTACACTTAAGGCGGATTCTTTCCGGACGGCGGTCGCTGAGTCACCGCCTTACGCTCCGCTGCACTTAAGATTAAAATTACTTAACCTGATTTTTTTAATTGTCATAGTCCATCATGCATTTACATGATTTTTGATAATATCTTCTGCTTTTTTAATCTGATTTTTTACCTGTTCAAATCCTGTTCCGCCTTCTGATTCCCGGCGTTTAACGGCCTGTGCCGGTTCAAGCACATGATAGATATCCTCTTCGATCAGTGATGAAGCAGCTGTCATTTCACTCAGCGGTAAGTCTTTCAGATAAATACCCTGATTAATACACGTCAGCACAAGCTTCCCGACGACTTCATGCGCTTCACGGAACGGCATTCCTTTTGATGCAAGGTAATCTGCCAG
This region of Jeotgalibacillus malaysiensis genomic DNA includes:
- a CDS encoding cytosine permease, which codes for MTNAMSKKRIQIETIGLSEVPESEKQTRWFDYAFIQMAFSVNTGNVLVPALAVTAGGLSAGAAITSTLIGAILAFLLVSILALPGARYGLPAQYVIRTMIGSKLSMYFASPVRSLTSLYWFAVQTIGGSIVVQFLLNEFAGLTVSLYVLAPLFSIVMAVLALIGFEAVKKVIKWFIPFLFLSQLLMIYLITDLIIKDTSILTQGEFSLSTCFFYGSLAFMQYVSGVSASSDITRYAKSPKEGFFGVLAGNIAGFTVVAVLGALFASALNSVNPFVSASLLTDSNAAIAIIAAGAIISMISINLSNAYTGGYSLLNALPSLGRVKSAIVFGIAATSLSLFPRIVEEAETYISLLGAAIVPLSAVIITDYVIVKKMAITKDHLTRLTTGMHSANTAALCTVILFLPVYFIIPDFLSPGLIVFTAACAFYTVFQKIVTNRSEISHN